A portion of the uncultured Fibrobacter sp. genome contains these proteins:
- a CDS encoding ABC transporter permease, whose amino-acid sequence MKLRLTQETLKRLKRFRKNKRAFWSLIVLVIAYLLSLTSPWTVNDEPLYLRYEGKSYFPAFVRYSEKDFGGEYQTEQDYAKLFAAVQECEEDAAEGFTRAGGCPEFWALMPPIVHDPLKADLSEEGAPPFAPSARHWLGTDSNGRDVLSRLIHGFRICISFSLLLTVLGTFLGIVIGGIQGYLGKFWDTGMQRFIEIWSSLPMLYVVILIGSIYGRSFLLLILIMAAFNWISLSYYMRAEFLKLRGMTYVQSAKVLGLGHRHIFFKEILPNAMTPVVTLFPFTLIGGIGSLTSLDFLGFGLQPPTPSWGELMSQGLNNLYAPWISVSTVAALFVTLLLTTFVGEGVRDAMDPKSGDRYV is encoded by the coding sequence ATGAAACTTCGCCTGACACAGGAAACGTTGAAACGATTGAAGCGCTTTCGCAAGAATAAGCGGGCGTTTTGGTCGTTAATCGTTCTGGTGATCGCGTATCTGTTGTCGCTTACGAGTCCGTGGACGGTCAATGACGAACCTCTGTATTTGCGTTACGAGGGAAAGTCCTATTTTCCGGCTTTCGTACGTTATAGCGAAAAGGATTTTGGCGGGGAATACCAGACCGAGCAGGATTACGCTAAACTGTTTGCTGCGGTTCAGGAATGTGAAGAGGATGCTGCCGAAGGTTTTACCCGTGCAGGGGGCTGCCCTGAATTTTGGGCTTTGATGCCTCCGATTGTGCACGACCCATTAAAGGCGGACTTGAGCGAAGAAGGGGCGCCTCCGTTTGCTCCGAGTGCAAGGCATTGGCTTGGAACCGATAGCAATGGCCGTGATGTTCTTTCGCGACTGATTCATGGTTTTCGTATCTGCATCAGTTTCAGCCTGCTTTTGACGGTGCTCGGAACATTCCTCGGAATTGTGATTGGCGGAATTCAGGGGTATCTTGGAAAATTCTGGGATACGGGAATGCAACGTTTTATCGAAATCTGGTCATCGCTTCCGATGCTTTATGTGGTGATTTTGATCGGGAGCATTTACGGGCGCAGTTTCTTGCTTTTGATTCTGATTATGGCGGCGTTCAACTGGATATCGCTCAGCTACTACATGCGTGCGGAATTCCTGAAATTGCGCGGAATGACTTACGTACAGTCCGCAAAGGTTCTGGGGCTTGGACACCGTCACATATTCTTCAAGGAAATTCTGCCGAATGCGATGACTCCCGTGGTGACACTTTTCCCGTTCACGCTGATTGGTGGAATTGGGAGCCTCACGTCGCTGGACTTTTTGGGATTTGGCCTGCAACCGCCGACTCCGAGCTGGGGCGAACTCATGAGCCAGGGACTCAACAACTTGTATGCCCCCTGGATTTCCGTGAGTACGGTCGCTGCATTATTTGTGACGCTTCTCCTTACCACGTTCGTGGGCGAAGGTGTGCGTGATGCGATGGATCCGAAGTCGGGAGATAGATATGTTTGA
- a CDS encoding ABC transporter ATP-binding protein: MNPVLSVKNLSVAFGFDKKGKPRDGVTPLQVTDRVSFDIFPGEFFALVGESGCGKSVTAMSVLRLLPQPSAQIVDGSVLYNAAAVEIAETVESSVADSKNASVDLAKLPLAELQKVRGSEIACIFQEPMQALNPVVTIKKQLLEVFKFSAPCKSQKSARLSPERHSQSSFSCHSRLDRESPLALIREQLALAGFKDIDRVLESYPHELSGGMLQRICIVMALLSKPKLIIADEPTTALDVTVQAQVLAVLKEMASRTGTAVLLITHNMGIVSQYADRVAVMYAGRIVETGAVRDVIDRPLHPYTQGLLAAIPENHSDMRTMKSIPGSVPHPRDFVKGCRFADRCEKCTSASAEIREKCKSSQEPPCVAAEKSATHTASCFLL; encoded by the coding sequence ATGAATCCTGTACTTTCGGTGAAAAATCTTTCGGTAGCCTTCGGTTTCGACAAGAAGGGCAAACCCCGTGACGGCGTGACTCCTTTGCAGGTGACGGACCGCGTCTCGTTCGATATTTTCCCCGGAGAATTCTTTGCGCTGGTGGGGGAGTCGGGTTGCGGAAAGAGTGTGACGGCAATGAGTGTCTTGCGCCTGCTGCCGCAGCCGAGTGCGCAGATTGTCGATGGTTCGGTGCTTTACAATGCTGCGGCTGTTGAAATTGCAGAAACGGTTGAATCTTCCGTTGCCGATTCGAAAAACGCATCGGTTGATCTCGCCAAGTTGCCGCTTGCGGAATTGCAGAAAGTCCGCGGATCCGAAATAGCCTGCATTTTTCAGGAACCGATGCAAGCCTTGAATCCTGTCGTCACCATCAAGAAACAGTTGCTCGAAGTTTTCAAGTTCAGTGCTCCTTGTAAATCGCAGAAATCTGCACGGCTTTCACCTGAACGTCATTCCCAAAGTTCTTTTAGTTGTCATTCCCGACTTGATCGGGAATCTCCCTTGGCGCTTATCCGCGAACAGCTTGCGCTTGCAGGCTTCAAGGATATTGACCGCGTCTTGGAATCGTATCCGCATGAGCTTTCGGGCGGAATGTTGCAGCGAATCTGCATCGTGATGGCGCTCCTTTCGAAGCCCAAGTTGATTATTGCCGACGAACCGACGACTGCCCTCGATGTAACGGTGCAGGCGCAGGTACTCGCCGTGCTCAAGGAAATGGCGAGTCGCACCGGCACGGCGGTTCTCTTGATTACGCATAATATGGGGATTGTTTCGCAGTATGCCGACCGAGTGGCTGTGATGTATGCCGGGCGCATTGTCGAAACGGGTGCTGTCCGCGACGTGATTGATCGTCCGTTGCATCCTTATACGCAGGGGCTTCTGGCGGCAATTCCCGAAAATCACAGCGACATGCGCACCATGAAATCGATTCCTGGCTCCGTGCCGCATCCGCGTGACTTTGTCAAGGGGTGCCGTTTTGCGGACCGCTGCGAAAAATGCACCTCTGCTTCCGCTGAAATTCGCGAAAAGTGCAAGTCTTCGCAGGAACCTCCGTGCGTTGCCGCTGAAAAATCAGCGACGCATACGGCAAGTTGCTTTTTGCTTTAA
- a CDS encoding ATP-binding protein: MREAFFVQIEQTIAENTRKEASEIETKLRFARSGIQHISQMVARKMDGPVLQYPNSVIHPLLTESPFSRVEYIRGDGINMVNGEPAFDASDREYFRRGILGETGIWINYSPRYSKEALVDVYTPLIYNDSVVGVLTGLLGGNTDLRPVLDYRIFGENTVGILCDQHLNIIVSNVVDNDFGKSFESRATEFFPSDVVELFKQNAMLDEPKAFRFSSDAGTSVACVFQVGGTGWFVVQMVPYHVLTNYSRWTALSAAAAVLIVALLFAVYMHSAYRTNRRQQTENDGRRLNIINALTESYGSAFEVDLNTGRVVVYRLNPNVARLMREFDNQDLFYDQLLAHYIKRAVLPEDYAVLGPVVTLDVLRREFIKRDRFELVYRVLVNGGIHYLQVHYVKPSRDRSEFVVGFKNIDEAMTAELEKRKELNEQRMELVRALEQAHQADAAKSKFLFNMSHDICIPMNAVLGYGNLSKKRLARMSLPAEEMSVIGHYLDNIQMAGTQLLDMIQSVLNKARIDSGAEVLNETPVLTVKMSDWLVATFEQAALQKNVLLQVSRNFEHNCVVADKVKIQQILLNVVSNAIKFTKEWGLIRISLRDFPHEMPGMCYIEMVVEDTGIGISEEFMPRIFNDFEREQTARTRGISGVGLGLSIVKKLVDLMQGTIEVTSRVGEGTRVVIKTPHAIAEWNSASRNDLMAKLPENFAGKRVLLVDDDSMNCEIVGDMLKEWKMDYSCVVDGSSCIHKLEFSPSGTFDVVLLNLQLSILDGYDVVRHIRKMENGQKANIPVIAMAACTDDVDREKMISVGINGFLTKPIEAEQLKEALAKTFI; this comes from the coding sequence ATGCGTGAGGCGTTCTTTGTGCAAATCGAGCAGACCATTGCCGAAAATACACGCAAGGAAGCCTCTGAAATAGAGACGAAACTTCGTTTTGCCCGAAGCGGAATCCAGCATATTTCTCAGATGGTTGCTCGAAAGATGGATGGCCCCGTCTTGCAGTACCCGAATTCAGTGATTCATCCGCTGCTAACGGAAAGCCCTTTTTCGAGGGTGGAGTATATTCGTGGCGATGGAATTAATATGGTGAACGGGGAGCCTGCGTTTGACGCTTCGGATAGGGAATATTTTAGGCGGGGGATTCTGGGTGAAACCGGAATTTGGATTAATTACTCGCCTCGCTATTCCAAGGAAGCCCTAGTGGATGTCTATACTCCGCTTATTTATAACGATTCCGTTGTGGGGGTACTCACGGGACTTTTGGGCGGAAATACGGACCTGCGTCCTGTTCTGGATTATAGGATCTTTGGCGAAAATACGGTGGGAATCCTGTGCGACCAGCATTTGAACATTATTGTTTCGAATGTCGTCGACAATGATTTTGGAAAATCTTTTGAATCGCGGGCGACCGAGTTCTTTCCTTCCGATGTTGTTGAACTGTTTAAGCAGAATGCCATGCTGGACGAACCGAAGGCGTTCCGTTTTTCTTCGGATGCCGGAACTTCTGTGGCCTGTGTGTTCCAGGTCGGGGGCACGGGGTGGTTTGTGGTTCAGATGGTGCCTTACCATGTGCTTACGAACTATTCCCGCTGGACAGCCTTGAGTGCGGCTGCCGCCGTCTTGATCGTCGCGCTCTTGTTTGCGGTATATATGCATTCGGCGTACAGGACGAATCGTCGGCAACAGACCGAAAACGATGGCCGCCGGCTGAATATTATCAATGCCTTGACGGAGTCGTATGGAAGTGCATTCGAAGTGGACTTGAATACGGGGCGAGTCGTTGTGTATCGACTTAATCCCAACGTGGCAAGGTTGATGCGTGAATTCGACAATCAGGACCTTTTCTATGATCAGCTGCTTGCGCACTATATCAAGCGTGCTGTCTTGCCCGAAGATTACGCGGTTCTGGGCCCCGTCGTTACCTTGGATGTCCTGCGTCGTGAATTTATCAAGCGAGACCGCTTTGAACTGGTTTATCGAGTCCTGGTGAACGGTGGAATTCATTATTTGCAGGTCCATTATGTGAAACCTTCGAGGGACCGTTCGGAATTCGTGGTGGGCTTCAAGAATATCGACGAGGCCATGACTGCCGAACTGGAAAAACGTAAGGAACTGAACGAGCAGAGAATGGAACTTGTCCGTGCCCTGGAACAGGCGCATCAGGCCGATGCGGCCAAGTCGAAGTTCCTGTTCAACATGAGTCACGATATCTGTATCCCGATGAATGCGGTTCTCGGTTACGGAAACTTGTCCAAAAAGCGCCTTGCCAGAATGAGCCTCCCGGCCGAAGAAATGTCGGTGATAGGGCATTATCTTGATAATATCCAAATGGCGGGAACCCAGCTCCTCGATATGATTCAGTCGGTGCTGAACAAGGCTCGCATTGATTCGGGTGCCGAGGTCCTGAATGAAACTCCTGTTCTTACGGTCAAGATGTCGGACTGGCTCGTGGCGACTTTTGAACAGGCCGCCCTTCAAAAGAACGTCTTGTTGCAGGTTTCTAGAAACTTCGAGCATAACTGTGTGGTTGCCGACAAGGTGAAAATTCAGCAGATTTTGCTGAACGTCGTGAGCAACGCAATCAAGTTTACCAAGGAATGGGGACTGATTCGTATTTCGCTAAGGGATTTTCCGCACGAAATGCCTGGCATGTGCTATATCGAAATGGTCGTAGAGGATACGGGTATCGGAATTTCGGAAGAATTCATGCCCCGTATTTTCAATGACTTTGAACGCGAACAGACAGCGCGTACCAGGGGTATTAGTGGCGTTGGGCTAGGACTTAGCATTGTAAAGAAACTGGTGGACCTGATGCAGGGGACGATTGAGGTGACAAGCCGCGTCGGGGAAGGAACCCGCGTTGTCATTAAGACGCCTCATGCGATTGCCGAATGGAATAGCGCTTCCAGGAACGATCTGATGGCTAAGCTTCCGGAGAATTTTGCAGGCAAGCGCGTGCTTCTGGTGGACGATGATTCCATGAACTGCGAAATCGTGGGCGATATGCTTAAGGAATGGAAAATGGACTATTCCTGCGTAGTAGACGGATCGTCCTGTATTCACAAGTTGGAATTTTCACCGTCAGGAACATTTGATGTGGTGCTGCTTAATTTGCAGTTGTCTATCCTCGACGGTTATGATGTGGTTCGCCATATCCGTAAAATGGAAAACGGCCAGAAGGCGAATATTCCCGTGATTGCGATGGCTGCCTGTACCGATGATGTGGACCGTGAAAAAATGATTTCTGTCGGAATAAACGGATTCTTGACGAAACCGATAGAAGCGGAGCAGCTGAAAGAGGCCTTGGCGAAGACTTTTATATAG